The Candidatus Goldiibacteriota bacterium genome contains the following window.
ATGTCAACCGCTTTGTCCGCGCCTGCCGCAGCAAAGATATCATAATTTGTCATAACTTCCGTGCCGTTTACAGAGACATTAAAGCTGCGTGAACCTGCTGCCGTAAAATATGTCTCTGCCATTTTTAATGTCACCTGATAAGAACCCGCGGGAACATTAAACGTGTACGTGAACGGATTGCCGTAGCGTTCGCTCTGATACAGCGCCATGTCTGACGATGCAGGCAGCGCGCCCGATACTGTTTTTGTGGTGCTGTACGCTGTTCCGCCTGTAAAGTTGGTGTCAGCCGACCACGTAAAGCCATTGGAATCAACATACGCTGTTTCGCGTCCGGAAACCACGCGCCAGGTTGTTGCTGTTACAGGTGTTGCCGTTAATGTCGCTGTCGCGGTTGCGGTTGCTGTGGCTGTTAATGTTGCTGTCCTGGTGGGTGTCGCTGTTACGCCGCCATCTTTTGCAAAAGCCAGGTCATCAACGTAGAAATTTCCGGTGGTGGTGTCTGTTTCCACAAAAATCCTTGCAACCCTTAAAAGCCCGGTCCATGTGACGTTCGCGGAACCGCTTACCTGGCTCCACTGCGTGCTGTTGGCAGCGGCAGAACCTAAGCTTATATACTTTCCGCCTTCGTCATCTTTTATATAAAGTGTAATCTTTGCGTTATCCGTGCCTGAAGCAAGCCTTGCCCACGCGCTTGCGCTGTATGTTCCCTGCCCGTTCTGCAGCAGATACCACAGTATGTGCTGGCCAATACCCTGATACGCCTGCGACCTGTTTGAAACCCTTGCGGACTTTGTTCCGCTGTGTACTATTGAGGTTTCTTCCGCTATCGCGCCGCCGGACATTTCGTTGAAGCAGTATATGGAACTTTCAAATCCGCCGTTGTAAATACCGTTCACGGGATTCAAGCCTAACACTGTCTGTATCGCGTAATACGCGGGTTTCTTATTATAATTCGTGTCAAAGATAAGCGCCGCGTCTGACGCGCCGTCGGTAAAGCCCGGTATCCAGGAATGTTTGTCCGTGAAGCCCCACAGGAACATTTTCTTTATGTTAGGGTGCGTCATGGTGAAGAACGTCATATCAGCGTACGCCTTTGCCTGTGACTGAAGTTTTGTGGAATCAACAGGAACCGGTATTGCCACGTCAAGTTCCGTCACTGTTATTTCCAGCCCAAGCGCGGTAAGCCTCTGCGCGTTTTCATAAATATCGTCGTTTAAGCGCCAGCTGCTGCTTACATGGCACTGCCAGCCCACGCCGTCAATAGGCACGTTCTGGGCTTTCATATTTTTAACCATATCGTAAATGTAATTTGACTTGCCGTTTAAACCTTCATTGCCGTAGTCATTGTAATAAAGTTTGGCGTTAGGGTCAGCTTCCCTTGCCCATCTGAAAGCGTTGGGGATGTAATCGCCAAGCTTCTGATACCAGAAGTCATTGGAACGGTAGCCGTAAGGCGCTCCGTCTGTGACAGCTTCGTTTACAACGTCCCACTGGTTCATCTTTCCAGCGTACCTGGCCGAGATTGTCTGAACATACGACTTAAGCATATCGCTTACCTGAGTGCTGGTGTAATTTCCGGAACTCATCCAGCTTGGGACCACCGTGTAATACACAAGTACGTGTCCCCTCATATCCATATTGTTCGCGTCCCTGAAATTTTTGTAATAATCTGTGGTTGTGAAATTGTAAGAATACGGCGCTGTCCACAGATACGCCTTAAATTCATTTTCCCCGCCAAGCCAGTTGAATTCTTTGGCAAGCGTGGTCCTGTAAATAGCTTCGTTCTGAAGCGGGCTGTTTGCCGCTTCCGCTCCAAAAAGCATTCCCTTTGCCGCGGCAAGGTCCCTTAACCCGCCTGTAACAACAGGAATTGTGGGCGTTCTTGTCGGTGTGGGTGAAGCAACACCCTGCGTGTTTGTGGGTGTATTTGTCCTGGTAAATGTTGAAGTAATCACCGCGGTATTGGTGGGTGTTGTTACCGCTCCCTGATAGAAACGGTACGTATATATATTGAAAAGGTTTCCTGTTCCGCCGGTGAATTTAAAGAATATGTCTTTCACGCCGGATAATCCGCTTACATTGCACGTAACGTTCTGCCATGTCTGCCATCCGCCTGTTACGGGAACAGCGCATGTGCCCGCAATTGTGCCTGTAATGCTGCCTACGCGTATTTCTATATTGCCGCCCGCACCCGCGCTTGCGATGCGTGCTTCAAAGCTTGAAGCGCCTGTTCCAAAATCAAAATTCTTAACCTGAATCCAGTCGCCGTTTTCTATAAACCCTACATCCAATCCGCCTTCAGTGCATGTTTCGGTCTGAATTCCGGATTCCTTTGCCATGGTTACCGCTTTATTAGTTGTATACGGATTCGCCAGTTTAAGCGCGTTTACGCCTGTTGTGGTTGTAACCACTTTCTGTATGGTTCCGTCCGCGTTAAAATACATCCTGTCAAGCGCGACGCTTCTTTCGTATATACCGTTGCAGTTTCCAAGGTTAATGTTGGAAAGCCTTCTTGTGTGATAAGCGATGTACCAGTCATCCCCGATATTTACTATTGAAGCGTGGTTGTTGTTTCCGCAGTTATCCGGCGGATTGCCCAGTATTGTACCGCGGTGCGTAAAGCCTGTCATAGGATTGCTGCTGGTCATGTAGTCAATTGTCGCAGCAGGTGAAGCGGAAAAATCAGTTGAATACGAAAGATAATATATTCCGTTTCTCTTATTCATAAACGGCGCTTCAAAATACCTTGGCGCGTCTATGGTTACGGCCGAGCCGCTTATGCTTATCATGTCAGCGTTAAGCTTAATTACCCTTAAATTGCCCGGCCCGCCGCCGCCAAAATACATGTACGCCTGGCCGTCGTCGTCAACAAATACACCGGGGTCAAATACATATGTCATGCCGCTGCATCCCGGTGTGCTGCCTGTAATTATCGCGCGTCCTACAGGGTCTGTCCATGGCCCTGTCGGGCTTGTGCTTCTTACAACGCCTATGCTTCCGCCGCCGTTGCCGTAATAAAGGTAATAATAGCCGTTCCTGTAAATCGCGGCCGGCGCGTATGTAAGGCCCGCCCACGTGGTGCTTGACGCCTTGAAAGTTTCGCCTTCATCTGTCCAGTTTACAAGGTCATCGGATGACATCAACGTTACGTCGGTTATGTCATAACCCGTTGCCCCGTCTTTATCGTGCGAATTATAAATATACATCCTGCCGTTAAACCAGCAGGCATTTGGGTCCGCGGTGTATTTCTGATACATAAGCGGGTTGCCGCCAAAGAGCGTGGTTATCGGCGTGTTTACCGGTGTAACCACAGCGGTTGCAGTTGATGTGGCAGAGCTTTGTACCGTGATTGTAAACGCCTGCGTGGATTTTGCGCCGCACGCGTTTGTATATGTGGCGGTAAATACGTTTATCCCCGCGCTTAACGGTATTGATGTAAGCTCTCTTGAAGTTGAAGTGAATCCGTTAGGGCCGGTCCAGCTCCATGTGCCGCCGGTTGTCGGCTGAGGCCCAAGGTTTACTGTTGAAGGAAGCGACGCCACTGTAACAGCGGCTGTCTGCTGCCATGCGCCGGTGCCAACCTGAAGGTAAGGTACTATCGCGGTAGGCACGCACGGTGTATTTGTCGCCGTAGGCCCTACAGCGCTTGAACCCACAAAAGAAACAATGCTGCGCGCCGGCAGCGTGTATGTAAATGTGTTGCCTGACACGGAAACCGCGGGCTGCGCCACAAGGTTTACGCTTGCGCTTGTAATCCACGGCGTTATGGATGTTACACTGACGCCGTTTAACGCGAATGTCTGGCTTGTCGCGGAGCTGTTATTATTAATTGCCACAAAAACAATTTTAGACGGTGACGAATTGTTTGTATTCTTAAACGCGCTTACCTGCACGCCGGACGTGGGCGATGCTGTCGCGGCCATTCTGTAATATCCCGGCCTGATAAACTTGCTGTAGCTTCCCAGCGCGTAAGCTTTTATATTGGGCTGGCCGTTTGTTATCATATCCTGAAGCCACCAGTAATGGAAAGCGTTCATGCTTGCGTTTACAAGGCATGTCTGCACCCATCCCGCCTGCTGCAACGCGCCGGAAATATCGGTGGTGTTGGCGGAAATTTCGGTTTCCCAGAATTCCTGATTGGTAACCTGCGTAAAACCGTATGAAGAAAGCGGGTTTGGCATAGCGCCGTAAAGGTGCGTTCCAAGTATGCCCACATAAGACGCAGTTGTGGGGTTGTTCATGGCTGTCGCTGCCAGATTCATTCCGCCGGGATTAATAGGTTCCGGTATCATAATCTTGGTTGTAAGCCCCGCCGCGTTAAGCGCGCTTTTAAACGCGCGCACAAAAACTTCAAACTGCCCGGCTGTCCAAAGGCATGATTCATAGTCCGGGTTCCAGTTGGGTTCATTCTGCGGCGAAACAGCGTAAAGGTCTATGCCGCGGCTTTTAGCGTACTGAATATATGAAACCAGATAGTTTGCGTACCCGGTATCCGCCCAGTTAGGCGTTCCGGATTCCGCGCCAAGAAATGTATTATTAGGCATGTCTCCGTTTACATTATTATTTGCCTTGTACTCCGGCGGAGGAGACCATTCAGCAGCCCAGCAAAGCAGGTTTGAATAGGCCGCTTTGGCAGCCACAAGGTTATTAACTTCAGCCGCGTGGTTGCCGTTTGGGTCAATCCTGGCCCTTAGCGATGAAATCCCGATATGGCCGTTTACATTGTCGTCGGCAAAAAGGGTTGTTGCATTCCCTCCTGCCAAACCATACCATGCGCTTGATACACCAATGGCACGGATGTACTGGTACGTGGTGCCTGCATCAACGGTACATGTACCCGCGTGCAGGACCGGAACAAACAACATCAAAAGCACGATCAACAACATACTGACTTTTTTCATTTTCCGCTCCCCTTTACTTTTATTTTTTTCTTCTCAATTATTTTTAGTCTCACTTTTATATGAACGTTCATATTTTTTTGCTTAAAAAAACCTATGTTTATCTCTCTGTTATCATTGCATATGAACGTTCATACTTTAATACAAATTTACACCCGTAAACCCGGTTTGTCAAGAATTATTTTTAAGAAATTTGGTTTTTGGACAAAAACAGCCAAAATATGGCTGTTTTACACTGCAGAATTATGTTTATTTTGCGTTTTAAAGTTGACTTAGACATATCTCTATCCGGTGCGATTTATAAATCCATGTAAACTTCCGACCTATGTTTAATGGAAATCACTATGACCTTGTTTCTTATTTCATCAATCTGATAAATCACCCTAAAGTTGCCTACCCGCAGACGGTTATAGTCGTACCCTTTTAACTTTATAGACATCTGCGGATGTGGGTCATTCTTTAACTGTGATATTTTTTGAAAAATTACCTTTGCTTCCTTCTTGTTTATTTTTGAAAGGTCTTTCTCCGCCTTACTATAATAAATTATTTCATATTCCTTCATTT
Protein-coding sequences here:
- a CDS encoding type II toxin-antitoxin system RelE/ParE family toxin is translated as MKEYEIIYYSKAEKDLSKINKKEAKVIFQKISQLKNDPHPQMSIKLKGYDYNRLRVGNFRVIYQIDEIRNKVIVISIKHRSEVYMDL
- a CDS encoding endo-1,4-beta-xylanase codes for the protein MKKVSMLLIVLLMLFVPVLHAGTCTVDAGTTYQYIRAIGVSSAWYGLAGGNATTLFADDNVNGHIGISSLRARIDPNGNHAAEVNNLVAAKAAYSNLLCWAAEWSPPPEYKANNNVNGDMPNNTFLGAESGTPNWADTGYANYLVSYIQYAKSRGIDLYAVSPQNEPNWNPDYESCLWTAGQFEVFVRAFKSALNAAGLTTKIMIPEPINPGGMNLAATAMNNPTTASYVGILGTHLYGAMPNPLSSYGFTQVTNQEFWETEISANTTDISGALQQAGWVQTCLVNASMNAFHYWWLQDMITNGQPNIKAYALGSYSKFIRPGYYRMAATASPTSGVQVSAFKNTNNSSPSKIVFVAINNNSSATSQTFALNGVSVTSITPWITSASVNLVAQPAVSVSGNTFTYTLPARSIVSFVGSSAVGPTATNTPCVPTAIVPYLQVGTGAWQQTAAVTVASLPSTVNLGPQPTTGGTWSWTGPNGFTSTSRELTSIPLSAGINVFTATYTNACGAKSTQAFTITVQSSATSTATAVVTPVNTPITTLFGGNPLMYQKYTADPNACWFNGRMYIYNSHDKDGATGYDITDVTLMSSDDLVNWTDEGETFKASSTTWAGLTYAPAAIYRNGYYYLYYGNGGGSIGVVRSTSPTGPWTDPVGRAIITGSTPGCSGMTYVFDPGVFVDDDGQAYMYFGGGGPGNLRVIKLNADMISISGSAVTIDAPRYFEAPFMNKRNGIYYLSYSTDFSASPAATIDYMTSSNPMTGFTHRGTILGNPPDNCGNNNHASIVNIGDDWYIAYHTRRLSNINLGNCNGIYERSVALDRMYFNADGTIQKVVTTTTGVNALKLANPYTTNKAVTMAKESGIQTETCTEGGLDVGFIENGDWIQVKNFDFGTGASSFEARIASAGAGGNIEIRVGSITGTIAGTCAVPVTGGWQTWQNVTCNVSGLSGVKDIFFKFTGGTGNLFNIYTYRFYQGAVTTPTNTAVITSTFTRTNTPTNTQGVASPTPTRTPTIPVVTGGLRDLAAAKGMLFGAEAANSPLQNEAIYRTTLAKEFNWLGGENEFKAYLWTAPYSYNFTTTDYYKNFRDANNMDMRGHVLVYYTVVPSWMSSGNYTSTQVSDMLKSYVQTISARYAGKMNQWDVVNEAVTDGAPYGYRSNDFWYQKLGDYIPNAFRWAREADPNAKLYYNDYGNEGLNGKSNYIYDMVKNMKAQNVPIDGVGWQCHVSSSWRLNDDIYENAQRLTALGLEITVTELDVAIPVPVDSTKLQSQAKAYADMTFFTMTHPNIKKMFLWGFTDKHSWIPGFTDGASDAALIFDTNYNKKPAYYAIQTVLGLNPVNGIYNGGFESSIYCFNEMSGGAIAEETSIVHSGTKSARVSNRSQAYQGIGQHILWYLLQNGQGTYSASAWARLASGTDNAKITLYIKDDEGGKYISLGSAAANSTQWSQVSGSANVTWTGLLRVARIFVETDTTTGNFYVDDLAFAKDGGVTATPTRTATLTATATATATATLTATPVTATTWRVVSGRETAYVDSNGFTWSADTNFTGGTAYSTTKTVSGALPASSDMALYQSERYGNPFTYTFNVPAGSYQVTLKMAETYFTAAGSRSFNVSVNGTEVMTNYDIFAAAGADKAVDMVFNNIAPAGGKITIEFGPAAVDNAKVCAIQIIPQPVIATSTPTATNTSTNTATNTATKTATNTSTHTATNTAVPPTSTSTNTSVPPTNTATNTEVPPTSTGTIVPPTSTNTSLPPTATSTFTTVPPTSTNTSVPPTATSTSTTVPPTSTSTSLPPTNTATNTATKTATNTATNTAVPPTATSTQVVVANFTIMLKNSDSENVSSPHPSFRVVNTGSASLNLNGMEVRYWINSDSASGQQVQGFIDWAGKLPQGSTITQNMSVSAVQTALGTQNYYISFKFNSSIVLAPNEFAEVQARFNKTDWSSMLQSNDWSFASSQVYARTDRMTAYVSGALVYGNEPSAQATNLTASISSVLSYPNPAVSGDTTYLQYTVEGGTIQSQSADNKLMAVDDPNAVVTLAIFTAQGRLMWKQVITGVSNVCTGKHSVQWDGKSAAGHKLAAGTYVLKVSIKSKGIENSKNFVILIGNK